Proteins from one Impatiens glandulifera chromosome 2, dImpGla2.1, whole genome shotgun sequence genomic window:
- the LOC124926990 gene encoding uncharacterized protein LOC124926990, with product MITNPCTNLSCFFCLINEPDPSTRRTSISNYLKEIPLLNDQQHILVLSSLWNIAMTKPDDPEFPSLGIFKCMSSFIRKGLNNKKWLSTGQNIYIPYYAAHIIGSYTMNKPEFAKTCIESGVIPPLIDLMRGQMSWVEQRVSVRALGHILSFDSTFGTVVEYEEELVGLAMRLASTCLETVYADFVSKRLEYHRDLLTRGVGGREIEDRKVEEWASQLQCWSLYILNTFAMKERSINVMCDKVFLKELCGMWGGLVNHSSPCGIGLLRILCYSKIGRERISESLEVVASLCNMSRSSDDWQYMAIDCILLLLNDPITRYKVIDHTASCLVDLVELRTLGDRSHVGDLIAKTLFLLDGKIETIDEVWSLVERRKKERLLSCESVEEMRVLAGLTKQQGNNSFWEGDIEESLLKYSEGLKICPLKFRKDRLVLYSNRAQCHLLLGDPDAAISDATRALCLSKPVNSHGKSLWRRSQAYDAKGLSKESLMDCIAFVNVCMRSEKMKNIKIPYYAARMITKQMDSIWLFATAHSKALGRYTTSRLFDDECESSKKHDTKIVMGNKGFTSNLSTIMEEPLFGNRRLTRRRRMSL from the exons ATGATCACTAATCCTTGTACTAACCTTTCTTGCTTCTTTTGTCTCATAAACGAACCCGACCCATCAACAAGAAGAACATCAATATCAAACTACCTTAAAGAAATTCCTCTCCTCAACGACCAACAACACATCCTCGTACTAAGCTCCCTTTGGAACATCGCCATGACAAAACCCGACGATCCCGAGTTCCCTTCCCTAGGAATCTTCAAATGCATGTCATCTTTCATTCGAAAAGGTctcaacaacaaaaaatggCTATCAACCGGCCAAAACATATACATACCATATTACGCGGCTCATATTATCGGTTCCTACACAATGAACAAACCCGAGTTCGCGAAAACTTGCATAGAATCCGGCGTGATTCCTCCTTTAATCGATCTTATGAGAGGACAAATGAGTTGGGTCGAGCAAAGAGTCTCCGTTCGAGCCCTAGGACATATTCTAAGCTTCGATAGCACGTTTGGAACCGTGGTTGAGTATGAAGAGGAGCTTGTCGGATTAGCCATGCGGTTGGCATCAACATGTCTTGAAACCGTGTACGCTGATTTTGTTTCGAAGAGGTTGGAATATCATAGGGACTTACTCACTAGAGGAGTTGGGGGGAGGGAAATTGAGGATCGAAAAGTTGAGGAATGGGCTAGCCAACTTCAATGTTGGTCTTTGTATATATTGAATACTTTTGCTATGAAGGAAAGGTCTATTAATGTTATGTGTGATAAAGTGTTCTTGAAGGAGCTTTGTGGAATGTGGGGTGGACTTGTAAACCACTCATCACCTTGTGGGATAGGTTTGTTGAGAATCTTATGTTATAGTAAGATTGGACGGGAGAGAATTTCGGAGTCTTTGGAAGTCGTCGCGAGTCTTTGTAATATGTCGAGATCATCGGATGATTGGCAATACATGGCGATTGATTGCATTCTCCTCCTTCTTAACGATCCAATAACGCGGTATAAAGTGATTGATCATACTGCGTCATGTCTAGTTGATTTAGTTGAGCTTAGAACGCTCGGTGATAGATCACATGTTGGGGATTTAATCGCGAAAACCCTATTTCTTTTGGATGGAAAAATAGAAACCATTGATGAAGTATGGTCTTTAGttgaaagaagaaagaaagagaggttGTTATCTTGTGAAAGTGTTGAAGAAATGAGGGTTTTGGCTGGCCTTACAAAACAACAAGGAAATAACAGCTTTTGGGAAGGCGACATTGAAGAATCTTTGTTGAAGTATTCCGAGGGCTTAAAGATTTGTCCTCTTAAATTCAGAAAAGATAGACTTGTGCTTTATAGCAATAGAGCTCAATGTCATCTTCTTCTCGGCGATCCAGACGCTGCCATTAGCGACGCTACTCGTGCTCTCTGCCTATCGAAACCTGTCAATTCTCATGGTAAGAGTCTTTGGAGAAGATCCCAAGCTTATGATGCGAAAGGGTTGTCAAAAGAAAGTTTGATGGATTGTATCGCATTTGTTAACGTTTGCATGAGATCagaaaaaatgaagaacataaAAATCCCTTATTACGCAGCTCGAATGATCACAAAGCAGATGGACTCAATTTGGCTATTTGCAACCGCGCATTCGAAGGCCTTGGGTAGATATACGACGTCGCGATTGTTTGACGATGAATGCGAGTCGAGTAAGAAGCATGACACTAAGATAGTAATGGGGAACAAGGGTTTCACATCAA ATTTGTCCACCATCATGGAAGAACCTTTGTTTGGGAATAGAAGATTAACAAGAAGGAGGAGAATGAGCTTGTGA
- the LOC124926409 gene encoding uncharacterized protein At2g23090-like: MGGGNGQKSKTARDRNLEKLKAPKGSQLDANKKAMSIQCKICMQTFMCTTTEAKCKEHAEAKHPKAELTACFPHLK, translated from the exons ATGGGGGGAGGCAATGGCCAGAAGTCGAAGACGGCTCGTGATAGGAATCTCGAGAAGCTGAAAGCCCCCAAAG GGAGTCAACTAGATGCTAACAAGAAAGCCATGTCTATTCAG TGCAAGATATGCATGCAGACTTTCATGTGCACCACGACTGAGGCAAAATGCAAGGAACACGCAGAAGCAAAACACCCAAAAGCCGAACTTACCGCATGCTTTCCCCATCTAAAGTAA